A window of the Rissa tridactyla isolate bRisTri1 chromosome 24 unlocalized genomic scaffold, bRisTri1.patW.cur.20221130 SUPER_24_unloc_1, whole genome shotgun sequence genome harbors these coding sequences:
- the ZC3H10 gene encoding zinc finger CCCH domain-containing protein 10, producing the protein MPDRDSYNNGSSGGDEVGANADDICRDFLRNVCKRGKRCRFRHPDISEVTNLGVRKNEFIFCHDFQNKECVRLNCRFIHGTKEDEDCYKKTGELPPRLRQKVAAGLGLSPADLPNSKEEVPICRDFLKGDCQRGAKCKFQHLQRDYEYEARGMAAREQGIVPAGRRYDPYDAIYDPDRYDDHDPVLKRRRVDGLHFESYEYSFASPRTVEYRLLEEENIMLRKRVEDLKKQVNNLLATNEVLLEQNAQFRNQAKVMTLSSTATATEQTLAPTVGTVTNYNHSIAQTHTTLSSQALQPRPVSQQDLVAPAGAQAAPPANAAPPMNPEITPLSAALAQTIAQGMAPPVSMAPVAVSVAPVAVSMAQPLGGITMSHATTPMVTYPIASQSMRITAMPH; encoded by the coding sequence ATGCCCGACCGGGACAGCTACAACAATGGCAGCAGCGGCGGCGATGAGGTGGGCGCTAACGCCGATGACATCTGCCGCGATTTCCTGCGCAATGTCTGCAAGCGGGGGAAACGTTGCCGGTTCCGTCACCCTGACATCAGCGAGGTCACCAACCTGGGCGTCCGCAAGAACGAATTCATCTTCTGCCACGACTTCCAGAACAAGGAGTGCGTCCGCCTCAACTGCCGCTTCATCCACGGCACCAAAGAGGACGAGGACTGCTACAAGAAGACGGGCGAGCTGCCCCCGCGCCTGCGGCAGAAGGTGGCGGCCGGGCTGGGCCTCTCGCCCGCCGACCTGCCCAACAGCAAGGAGGAGGTGCCCATCTGCAGGGACTTCTTGAAGGGCGACTGccagcgcggtgccaagtgcaaGTTCCAGCACCTGCAGCGGGACTACGAGTACGAGGCGCGAGGCATGGCCGCCCGTGAGCAGGGCATCGTGCCCGCCGGCCGCCGCTACGATCCCTACGACGCCATCTACGACCCCGACCGCTACGATGACCACGACCCCGTGCTGAAACGGCGGCGGGTGGACGGGCTGCACTTCGAGAGCTATGAGTACAGCTTCGCCAGCCCGCGGACGGTGGAGTACCgcctgctggaggaggagaacaTCATGCTGCGCAAGCGCGTGGAGGATCTCAAGAAGCAGGTGAACAACCTGCTGGCCACCAACGAGGTGCTGCTGGAGCAAAACGCCCAGTTCCGCAACCAGGCCAAGGTGATGACGCTGAGCTCCACCGCCACCGCCACCGAGCAGACTCTGGCCCCCACCGTGGGCACTGTCACCAACTACAACCACAGCATCGCGCAGACGCACACCACGCTCAGCAGCCAGGCCCTGCAGCCCCGGCCCGTTTCCCAACAGGATTTGGTCGCTCCCGCCGGCGCCCAGGCGGCTCCCCCCGCCAACGCCGCTCCCCCCATGAACCCCGAAATAACCCCGCTTTCGGCCGCCTTGGCCCAGACCATCGCCCAGGGCATGGCCCCCCCCGTCTCCATGGCGCCGGTGGCCGTCTCGGTGGCGCCGGTGGCCGTCTCCATGGCGCAGCCGCTGGGGGGGATCACCATGAGCCACGCCACCACCCCCATGGTGACGTACCCCATCGCCTCCCAGAGCATGAGGATAACGGCCATGCCCCACTGa
- the PA2G4 gene encoding LOW QUALITY PROTEIN: proliferation-associated protein 2G4 (The sequence of the model RefSeq protein was modified relative to this genomic sequence to represent the inferred CDS: deleted 1 base in 1 codon), with amino-acid sequence MSGEEEAAELTIAEDLVVTKYKMGGDIANRVLRAVVEAANSGASVLFLCEKGDAMIMEETGKIFKKEKEMKKGIAFPTSISVNNCVCHFSPLKSDQDYILKDGDLVKIDLGVHVDGFIANVAHSFVIDASKENPVSGRKADVIKAAHLCAEAALRLVKPGNQNTQVTDAWNKIAHSFHCTPIEGMLSHQLKQHVIDGEKTIIQNPTDQQKKDHEKAEFEVHEVYAVDVLVSSGEGKAKDAGQRTTIYKRDPSKQYGLKMKTSRAFFSEVERRFDTMPFTLRAFEDEKKARMGVVECAKHELLQPFNVLYEKEGEFVAQFKFTVLLMPNGPMRITSGPFEPELYKSEFEVQDGELKALLQSSASRKTQKKKKKKASKNAENATTGETAEENEAGD; translated from the exons ATGTCGGGCGAGGAGGAGGCGGCCGAGCTCACCATCGCCGAGGACCTGGTGGTGACCAAGTACAAGATG GGGGGGGACATCGCCAACC GGGTCCTGCGTGCGGTGGTGGAAGCGGCAAACTCTGGAGCTTCGGTTCTCTTCCTGTGCGAGAAGGGAGACGCCATGATCATGGAAGAGACTGGCaagattttcaagaaggaaaaagaaatgaaaaaag gTATTGCCTTCCCAACGAGTATATCGGTAAATAACTGCGTCTGTCACTTCTCCCCACTGAAGAGTGACCAAGACTACATCCTCAAAGACGGGGACTTGGTCAAAAT TGACTTGGGAGTCCACGTCGATGGCTTCATAGCGAATGTAGCACACAGTTTTGTCATAGACGCCTCCAAG gAAAACCCCGTGTCAGGCCGTAAAGCCGATGTCATCAAGGCGGCTCATCTTTGTGCCGAAGCCGCGCTGCGCTTGGTAAAGCCTGGAAACCAG AACACACAAGTGACAGACGCGTGGAACAAAATAGCCCACTCGTTTCACTGCACGCCGATCGAAG GGATGCTGTCGCACCAGCTGAAACAGCACGTGATCGATGGAGAGAAAACAATCATCCAGAACCCTACAGACCAGCAAAA gAAGGACCAcgaaaaagcagaatttgaggTCCATGAAGTTTATGCTGTTGACGTTCTTGTCAGCAGTGGAGAGGGAAAG GCAAAGGACGCCGGCCAGAGAACTACAATTTACAAAAGGGACCCCTCCAAACAGTACGGCTTGAAGATGAAAACCTCCCGTGCCTTTTTCAGCGAGGTGGAGAGGCGCTTTGATACTATGCCATTTACTCTCAG GGCATTTGAGGATGAGAAGAAGGCCAGGATGGGGGTGGTGGAATGCGCCAAACACGAGCTGCTCCAGCCTTTCAATGTCCTCTACGAGAAGGAAG GAGAGTTTGTTGCACAGTTCAAATTCACAGTGCTTTTAATGCCCAACGGTCCCATGAGGATAACCAGCGGCCCCTTCGAACCGGAACTCTACAAATCCGAGTTTGAGGTGCAAGATGGAGAACTGAAG GCCCTTCTACAAAGTTCTGCAAGCCGGAAGacccagaaaaagaagaaaaagaag GCTTCCAAGAACGCCGAGAACGCCACCACGGGGGAGACGGCAGAAGAGAACGAGGCCGGCGACTGA